A stretch of DNA from Saprospiraceae bacterium:
AATAGAACAACTTAATAGAATTGAAATAAGGTGTGCTCCAAATAATATAGCCAGTCAAGGAGTTCCCAAAAAGCTTGGATTCCTTTGCGAAGGCACTCTAAAAAATAGAACCACCGATACTGAAGGAGAATTAAGAGACGTAATGATTTGGACAATGTTCAAAGAAGATTATCCCAAAGAAATTTTTTCCAATTTTAATTTTAAGGCATTTAACATAATCAACGAACAGATAAAATAAAAAACGTCAGCCAATCGAGTAGGCGGCTCCGCCCCTATTTAGGAGCGGAGTGCACCTCTCACATCACCGTATCCCTACACTATGTGTACGGGACAAGCTGTACGGATCGCGTATACGGCGGTTCACAGAACAACTCATCTTTTCTTCTTGGCCCTATCTTCAGAGGGTTTTCCAAACTTGACTTTGAGATAATATTCCAGGAATGGAATATACCCACGTTGTCGTAATCGTTCCTCTGTCACGGTAGTGCCCATGATTGGGCTGCAAGCTATTGTCCATCCTCCTTTACGGGAATAGGACTTCGGCGTGAGCTCAGTCGAACGCGAATCGCCTTGCCCAACTTTGATCGACTCCTAACTGTCGGAATGCTCGTAGGCGACGTTTTGGCCGCTTCCATTGTTTCCAGATGCAATACCGTAATCGGCGTTTACCGCCTTGGGGTTTGGGTATCGAAACACCTCTGACGGCTTGTGGACGGTATTTTCCTTCCAGCAATTCGGTTTTGATTCGCTCCCAATGGTGCATCAGGTAATGTGGGAGAGCTTCTGTTTTCACCCCGTCCACGCCTGCTGCTCCTTTGTTGCGCAGTACCGAATGATAAGCGTTGACAAAGTTTTGTCCGCTCACCACCCATCGCATTAAGTTGTCTTGTTTTCTAACCATAAAAAAAAAGACTTGTTTTGCCTTTCGTGCATTTGTTCGCATAGGTCAACATCCACCTGTCGGTTTCCAAAATTGACCTCGTAACACATGGCTGAAAAACTGTTCCATGTTCGGCCCTTCACAAGTTGGCATCTCAGCCAGTTGCTACTATGGCCTCGGCTGACTTCTCTGAAAAAAAAAAGTTTCCAGAGATCTCCCCCGGTAAGGTGCATCCTCTTTCCACTGAAGCTGTCCGCATCTACATCATTACGCTTTGGTTTGTTGCAGTGGTGACCGGCCTTTAGTATGTTCTGCTACCTCGACCACGTCCTGATGCCTCATATGCGATTTTCCGATAAATCGGAACAAGCTCTGTTCGTACATTCCAGCTTTTGTAGTCCCGCTTACCTGCCTACCAGACAGGCAGGCTTCAGACCTCCGATCACTCGCTATTTGCTAGCGCAAGCCAGCCCAGCTTGCGGCTTACTAATCGCCCTCACTTACCTTAGGCGGAGAACTTTCATATCCCCAGAGACCCGATTCTTTTATCGAGTTATTTCCTTATCTTTATTTGATAAGTAATAGATGCCCATTCGGGGCACACACAACGTATATGACGGTCATGCCCAGCAAAAGCTGGTCACGCCGCATATACAAGACCGTTAGCTATAATGAAAAAACAAAAATGACTAAACACTTTGTACCAATGTCTATACTTCTCCTTCTCTCTGGTTGTTCATGGATGAGCAATTCAAACGAATATGAAGCATATTGGTATGAGACATACTACAAACTAACATTAAATAAAAATCTAACTTTCAAATACATATATGAAGGTCATCGAGGAAATTCGGAATTCAAAGGCACATACAAAATTCATAATGACACTATCATATTAAATGAATCATCACATGAATTAAAGGAGCTAAAGTTTTTAAGACATCAATCTGGCTGTTTAGTAGAATTAGAAACAAGATTTAGCTATTGCAAACGTACTACTGAAGAATGGGGAAGTGAAAGAATAGCAATTAATTATCCACAATTAAAAGAATCTAACAAGAAGGAGAAAGAAGAAGTGATAAAACTAATTAATATCGCTTTGACAAACCCAGCGCTTGAAAAATACTTTATCCCAACAAATAACCCTTTAATTATTCAAGAATATTATGAAATTAATGCCAATAATAATGTCCGACTAATATATAAGGGGAAAGAAGCTCAAATTTTAACTAAAGAACAAATTGAGGAAAATGGAATTTCAAGATATCTAATAATAGATGAAGTAACTATTGGTCTAAAATCCGTGATGATAGATTTTCAAGTCATGCCTGAAGGGTATATTGGAGTTTTAGATTTTTTCAATAAGGAAAATGAAGAATGGAAATTACTTAAAAGAACACTATAGCTAACAACGTATATGACGGTCATGCCCAGCAAAAGCTGGTCACGCCGTTTAGCCAAACCGTTCATCAATAAACCCTTTCTTGGGATATTTCTTAAAAAACCTAAGCAAGGAAATTCAATATTCATTGATATTTAAGCGTATAAAATGACACCTGCTTTTTCGAAAATCCCGTTAGCAGATTATTGGACAGACACGGAACAAAAAAAAAGAGCTTGAGCACAGCGGCTCAAGCCCGGATTGGATTAAAATATATGGAAGTGGTTCTTAGGAACGTTCAAACAATAACTTCGACTTTCTGGCTGCCTCTTTTGTGACCATGCTTCGCCAAAAATACTCGCCGTAGCTTTGGCTACGCCTGCGTTTTTTGGCTCGCCTGGCCACAAAATAGCCGACCCATAATTGTCGAACTTATTATTCGAACGTTCCTAAGAATAATTTGATATCCTCATGCATCTGCATGGTTTGTTTCGTTGTTATTTTAGGCAAATTTAAAAACCCATGAATCATGCCTTTGTATTCCTTAAAAACGACCTTATTCCCCGCTTCACTCAATCGTTGGGCATATGCTTCGCCTTCTCCTTTCAGCGGATCAAATTCTGCTGTTGAAAGATAAGTTGGGGGCAAGTTTGATAAATCTGCTTCTAAAAGAGGAGACATCCGAGGGTCTAATTTGTCCGCTTCTTTTGCTTTATAATGATCGACAAACCATTCCATTAAGGCTTTTGTCAGCAAATATCCTTTCCCAAAGGTAAGGATAGTGGAACTGATCATTCTGCCATCTGTAGTGGGATATATTAGTACCTGGCTGCTAATGCGGGGGCCATTTAATTTTCTAGCTTGGATAGCCACCACCGTTGCCAAATTCCCACCCGCACTATCCCCCATTACGACCAACCGCTCTGGGTCTCCACCCCATCGCTCCGCCTGAGATGCTGCCCAACAAGTCGCATCATAACAATCATACACAGGGATAGGAAATTTGAATTCGGGGGCCAATCTATAGCCTACTGAAACGACAACAGCTTCATTCATTTGGGCAATTCGTCGACAAGCTTTATCATGGGTATCGATACTTCGCGTTACAAAACCGCCACCGTGAAAAAAAACGATCAGCGGTAAGGGACTTTTTTGAATGGGCTTGAAAATGCGCACAGGGATCGTTGCTCCATCTCTGACCTTTATTTGCTCTTCCCACAATTTAAACATTGGGAGCGGCTCAAAGTCGATCCACTGACTAGCTTTTTTATATTCTTTTTCATTTATTTTCCTAAGCGTTGGAGCATCTATCTTGGAATAATCCATCGGCTTCACTATATGGTTTAAATAAAACAACAGTAGCCGTAATTTAAAGCCCATATTTGCTTAGTAGTTTGACGGAAATAAGTGCTACCACTTTTTTCAAAGATTCGCGAATATTTTCAGACAACTTCCTTGCAGTCAGTTGCTTTGAAAATTTTAGCGAATCAAGAGTGGTATCATTTATTTTTTTCCCGTCTCTTGGTTTTTAAAATGTTTTTCTTGAAACAAAAATGAGAAATATCCTTGACAAAAGTAAAATTTAGTCTTGGGTAATTAAGTATCGGCTAAAGAATAGCTATCTCCTTCAAAATGCACCTGCAATTCCCGTTTTGGCCCTTTATAGGTAACCTTGTCTGCCTGTACCACTTCTACCGTCATCGGAATGGCCATTTGTACCGTCCTTATTTCGCTTAGGAAAGCGGATAAATTGTTGGAAGACAATTGTTTCAAGTGCCTCCGGAAAATTTCTGTTTTTTTCAAAGCCACCATTAACCATTGCTTCTTCCGCCAAACGATCAGCATATAAACGCCATCTACAACCCTGCCAATGACCATGCCATACCAAACGCCCATAGCCCCCATTTTAAGGGGAAATGCCAAAAACCAGGCAGATAGAATGGTGAGCAAATTTCGCCCAACCAAGGTGCTAATCATAGCCGGTTGGGTGTCCCCTGCCCCCCTAAGGCTTCCGGTAATAATGATAGCAACAGCCGTCACAGGCAGGAACATGGTGTTGATCTTAAAATAATCAATTCCTCCTTGTAGCACCAACGGATGAGCAGATGGATCAAATAAATGAATTAGCTCCGGTGCAAAAAGGATCATGGGACAAATCAGCAAACCCATAACGGTTAAACCAAGGATAATCATGATATTCCCCTGCTGGTAGGCGGCATCTGTTTGCCATTTGCCTAGGGCTTGTCCCACCAGGCTCGTGGCCGCTACATTCAAGCCCACCACCGATTGGGCGGCCAAGGACTCCACCTGCCAGCCAATCGACAAGGCCGCCGCCCCGTAGTTCCCCAGCTCGGTGGCCGTCACCAAGCCGATCGCGACCAATCCGCCGCCATGCCTCAACACGCCCTGGATGCCCGAAGGAATACCTATAGACAAGATGTCTTTTACCAGCTGCCAGTGAGGGCGCCAGCTCCCCGCAAGAATCTTAATGACATTCCGGCCTGAATAAAAAAGCACAAAGGTCAGTAGTACCACTACCATTCTAGCCAAAACGGTACCTATTGCTGCACCAACTACCCCGTAGGCCGGGACAAACCACCAACCAAATATGAAGATATAGTTGAAAAGAACATTCAATACGACGGTTCCAATCGTTAAGACCAATGGCGTTAAGGTGTCGCCGGCTCCTTGCATCAGCCGGTCCATAATGATATTCAATACCAAAAATGGTGTGCCGATAAAAATTATGGTCAAGTAATCCATCCCTAACCGAATCACCTCCTCCTCCCCGCCATTTTCCATAAATAACAACAATGGCCTGGACAACAACAACCCTATTAGCCCTAAACCAATTGATAAAAATAGGCCGGAAACAATACCTTGTCTCGTGACAAAGCTAACGCGTTCGGGATCCCGTCCTCCTTTAGCTTGGGCCACCAGGCTCATCGCTCCCCC
This window harbors:
- a CDS encoding GNAT family protein, encoding IEQLNRIEIRCAPNNIASQGVPKKLGFLCEGTLKNRTTDTEGELRDVMIWTMFKEDYPKEIFSNFNFKAFNIINEQIK
- a CDS encoding alpha/beta hydrolase is translated as MDYSKIDAPTLRKINEKEYKKASQWIDFEPLPMFKLWEEQIKVRDGATIPVRIFKPIQKSPLPLIVFFHGGGFVTRSIDTHDKACRRIAQMNEAVVVSVGYRLAPEFKFPIPVYDCYDATCWAASQAERWGGDPERLVVMGDSAGGNLATVVAIQARKLNGPRISSQVLIYPTTDGRMISSTILTFGKGYLLTKALMEWFVDHYKAKEADKLDPRMSPLLEADLSNLPPTYLSTAEFDPLKGEGEAYAQRLSEAGNKVVFKEYKGMIHGFLNLPKITTKQTMQMHEDIKLFLGTFE
- a CDS encoding MATE family efflux transporter; this encodes MRRKALFRHIWRLSFPVLLANLLQTSVSVIDTYMVGKLGPLAIAAVGMGNTIRLLLLITVLSVSGGAMSLVAQAKGGRDPERVSFVTRQGIVSGLFLSIGLGLIGLLLSRPLLLFMENGGEEEVIRLGMDYLTIIFIGTPFLVLNIIMDRLMQGAGDTLTPLVLTIGTVVLNVLFNYIFIFGWWFVPAYGVVGAAIGTVLARMVVVLLTFVLFYSGRNVIKILAGSWRPHWQLVKDILSIGIPSGIQGVLRHGGGLVAIGLVTATELGNYGAAALSIGWQVESLAAQSVVGLNVAATSLVGQALGKWQTDAAYQQGNIMIILGLTVMGLLICPMILFAPELIHLFDPSAHPLVLQGGIDYFKINTMFLPVTAVAIIITGSLRGAGDTQPAMISTLVGRNLLTILSAWFLAFPLKMGAMGVWYGMVIGRVVDGVYMLIVWRKKQWLMVALKKTEIFRRHLKQLSSNNLSAFLSEIRTVQMAIPMTVEVVQADKVTYKGPKRELQVHFEGDSYSLADT